The Strix uralensis isolate ZFMK-TIS-50842 chromosome 16, bStrUra1, whole genome shotgun sequence genome has a window encoding:
- the C1QTNF8 gene encoding complement C1q tumor necrosis factor-related protein 8 — MLRLERRQKVKKQNQNIFRLWNDAERVRFHFSTTTRVIFASPLKLGSNHSFLQIDMILLQGNPYELAPLKMSTVFLLLLVSTANVGAVLEKALPRREPRRLSCVRCCGPSEQPVSIISSRYTRMSSDPAYSVPKVQPNIDITILKGEKGEMGEKGYPGAVGKEGERGLRGLNGRKGQKGQPGPQGHSCKQLYAAFSVGRRKTLHSSDYFQHVTFDTEFVNLYKHFNMFSGKFFCYVAGIYYFSLNVHTWNFKETYLHLMKNEKEVAILYAQPSDRSIMQSQSLMLDLQEGEEVWVRMFKRERENAIYSEESDVYIIFNGHLIKPAIE; from the exons ATGTTGAGGCTTGAAAGAAGACAAAAGGTAAAAAAGCAGAACCAGAATATTTTCCGTCTCTGGAACGATGCCGAG agagTCAGATTTCACTTCAGCACCACCACAAGAGTTATATTTGCTTCTCCCCTGAAACTCGGCTCAAATCATTCTTTCCTCCAGATTGACATGATCTTGTTACAAGGAAATCCTTACGAG CTGGCTCCATTGAAGATGAGCACagtgtttcttctgcttttggtGTCCACTGCGAATGTCGGTGCCGTGCTGGAAAAGGCTCTGCCGAGACGGGAACCGCGGCGCCTCTCGTGCGTGCGATGCTGTGGGCCTTCGGAGCAGCCCGTCTCCATCATCTCCTCACGATACACAAGGATGAGCAGCGACCCTGCCTATTCGGTACCCAAAGTCCAGCCCAATATAGACATCACCATCCTCAAAG GTGAGAAGGGTGAAATGGGAGAGAAAGGGTACCCTGGAGCAgttgggaaggaaggagaaagagggcTACGTGGCCTTAATGGACGGAAGGGCCAGAAGGGCCAGCCTGGCCCACAAGGCCATTCCTGCAAGCAGCTCTACGCTGCTTTCTCAGTGGGTCGGAGAAAAACCCTTCATAGCTCAGACTACTTCCAGCATGTCACTTTTGACACTGAGTTTGTGAACCTCTACAAGCACTTCAACATGTTCTCGGGGAAGTTCTTCTGCTACGTGGCAGGAATCTACTACTTCAGCCTCAACGTCCATACCTGGAACTTCAAGGAGACCTACCTGCACTTGATGAAGAACGAGAAGGAGGTGGCCATCCTCTACGCCCAGCCCAGCGATCGGAGCATCATGCAGAGCCAGAGCCTCATGCTGGACctgcaggaaggagaggaggtcTGGGTGAGGATGTTCAAGCGGGAGCGAGAAAATGCCATCTACAGTGAGGAGTCTGATGTTTACATCATCTTCAATGGCCATTTAATCAAGCCAGCCATAGAGTAG